In a single window of the Lebetimonas sp. JH292 genome:
- a CDS encoding MFS transporter: MKSKFNVFLLSFAHLTHDIYTSFLAPVLPLLIQKLGISVTEASLLDVVRRIPALFNPYLGLMVSKKDLRIFTILTPVTTAVFMSLIGIAPNYIILLILLFLAGISAQIFHIATPGIVKEVTPKMGFGMSMFMVGGELARTIAPLIATAAISIWGLEGLLKTVFFAFFASAFLWWKLKDIKGNFKPKTKQKADFKIFIEYKKFFLIISGFIFFQSFAKIFFAFYLPLYLTHIGESLNKANISLAFFQFFAIVGTFLAGNIGDKFGYKKTLIFSTLIAIISMPLFIYFKLIYLPLVFLGLSLFSTGPVMLSIIHHQKNSTALNGVYMMLAFLIPAVVTFLIGVFSDLIGLERVGILSFMFLIISLIFAYKIKRKFFTLNNVKVKI, translated from the coding sequence ATGAAAAGTAAATTTAATGTTTTTCTTCTTTCTTTTGCCCATTTAACACACGATATATATACTTCTTTTTTAGCACCTGTTTTACCGCTTTTAATTCAAAAACTTGGAATCAGCGTTACTGAAGCATCACTGCTTGATGTTGTGAGAAGAATTCCAGCTTTATTTAATCCGTATCTTGGACTTATGGTTTCAAAAAAAGATTTAAGAATTTTTACAATTCTTACACCTGTTACTACAGCTGTTTTTATGAGTTTAATAGGAATAGCACCAAATTATATTATTTTACTGATTTTACTTTTTTTAGCCGGAATTTCGGCCCAGATTTTTCATATAGCAACTCCCGGAATTGTAAAAGAAGTGACCCCTAAAATGGGTTTTGGTATGAGTATGTTTATGGTCGGGGGAGAGCTTGCAAGAACCATAGCTCCCTTGATTGCAACAGCGGCAATAAGTATCTGGGGGCTTGAAGGACTGTTAAAAACTGTGTTTTTTGCTTTTTTTGCATCAGCTTTTTTATGGTGGAAATTAAAGGATATAAAAGGCAATTTCAAACCGAAAACAAAACAAAAAGCGGACTTTAAAATCTTTATAGAATATAAAAAATTTTTTCTGATAATTTCCGGTTTTATATTTTTCCAGAGTTTTGCAAAAATATTTTTCGCTTTTTATTTACCTTTATACTTAACTCATATAGGAGAGAGCTTAAATAAAGCCAATATTTCACTTGCCTTTTTTCAGTTTTTTGCCATAGTTGGTACTTTTCTTGCAGGAAATATAGGCGATAAATTCGGATATAAAAAAACTTTAATATTTTCCACTCTTATAGCGATTATTTCAATGCCTCTTTTTATTTATTTTAAACTAATTTACTTGCCTTTAGTTTTTCTTGGATTAAGTCTATTTTCAACCGGGCCTGTGATGCTTTCTATCATCCACCACCAAAAAAATTCAACCGCTCTAAATGGTGTTTATATGATGCTTGCATTCTTGATACCCGCGGTTGTTACATTTTTAATAGGTGTTTTCAGCGATTTAATAGGGCTTGAGAGAGTGGGAATTTTAAGTTTTATGTTTTTGATAATAAGTTTAATTTTTGCATATAAAATAAAAAGAAAATTTTTCACATTAAATAACGTAAAAGTAAAAATTTGA
- the lepA gene encoding translation elongation factor 4, whose translation MQDIIRNFSIIAHIDHGKSTLADRLIEFTGGINERQKEDQLLDTMDIEKERGITIKAQSVRLEYKGYILNLIDTPGHVDFSYEVSKSLKSSEGALLVVDATQGVEAQTLANVYMAVENNLEIIPVINKIDLPSAEPERVAEEIEQTIGIDASEAIFVSAKTGIGIEELLDAIIERIPSPKGDKNAPAKALIYDSWFDNYLGAICLVRVFDGSIKKGDEVLVMGTGKKHKVLDLFYPHPLKKLKTDEIKTGEVGVVVMGLKNVADIRVGDTITNAKNPASEPAAPFEEPKSFVFAGIYPIDTDKYDELRDALEKLKLNDSSITYEPETSHALGFGFRVGFLGLLHMEVVKERLEREFGIELIATAPSVTYKVKLTDKSEIEISNPSDLPPPNKIEKIYEPYVKATILTPSEYIGNLIQFLNDKRGVQLKMDYLSPERVLLEYELPLNEIVTDFYDKLKTLTRGYASFDYEPIGYKEGDLVKMDIRVAGEIVDALSIIVPKEKAERKGRELIKVMKELIPRQLFEVAIQASVGNKIIARETVKALRKDVTAKCYGGDISRKRKLLEKQKEGKKRMKSIGKVNIPQEAFLSILKID comes from the coding sequence ATGCAAGATATTATTAGGAACTTTTCTATTATAGCCCATATTGACCACGGAAAAAGCACGCTGGCCGACAGACTTATAGAATTTACGGGCGGAATTAATGAGAGGCAAAAAGAAGATCAGCTTCTTGATACAATGGATATAGAAAAAGAAAGAGGAATTACCATAAAAGCCCAGAGTGTAAGGCTTGAATATAAAGGGTATATTTTAAATCTTATAGACACTCCCGGACATGTGGATTTTTCTTATGAAGTGAGTAAATCTTTAAAATCAAGCGAAGGTGCCCTTTTGGTGGTGGATGCAACACAGGGGGTTGAAGCCCAGACGCTTGCAAATGTATATATGGCTGTTGAAAATAATCTCGAAATTATTCCTGTAATTAATAAAATTGACCTTCCGAGTGCCGAACCAGAAAGAGTGGCGGAAGAGATAGAGCAGACCATCGGTATTGACGCAAGTGAGGCGATATTTGTAAGCGCAAAAACAGGAATAGGAATAGAAGAGCTTCTTGATGCAATAATAGAAAGAATTCCCTCTCCAAAAGGGGATAAAAACGCCCCTGCAAAAGCCTTGATTTATGACAGCTGGTTTGATAATTATTTAGGGGCGATTTGTTTAGTGAGGGTTTTTGACGGGTCTATTAAAAAAGGTGATGAAGTTTTGGTAATGGGTACCGGTAAAAAACACAAAGTATTAGACCTTTTTTATCCTCATCCGCTTAAAAAACTTAAAACCGATGAAATTAAAACAGGAGAAGTCGGTGTAGTCGTAATGGGGCTTAAAAATGTCGCCGATATCAGGGTAGGAGACACCATTACAAATGCTAAAAATCCTGCAAGCGAGCCGGCTGCCCCTTTTGAAGAGCCGAAAAGTTTTGTGTTCGCAGGGATTTATCCGATAGATACCGATAAATATGATGAACTTAGAGACGCGCTTGAGAAATTAAAATTAAATGATTCGTCTATTACTTACGAGCCGGAAACTTCACATGCACTCGGTTTTGGGTTCAGGGTAGGGTTTTTGGGTCTGCTTCATATGGAGGTCGTAAAAGAAAGGCTTGAGAGGGAATTTGGAATAGAGCTTATTGCAACAGCCCCGAGTGTTACATATAAAGTAAAACTGACTGATAAAAGCGAAATAGAAATATCAAACCCATCAGACCTACCTCCGCCAAATAAAATAGAAAAAATTTACGAACCCTATGTAAAAGCCACCATTTTAACTCCAAGTGAATATATAGGAAATTTAATCCAGTTTTTAAATGACAAAAGAGGGGTTCAACTTAAAATGGATTATCTCTCTCCCGAGAGGGTACTCTTGGAATATGAACTTCCTTTGAATGAAATTGTTACGGATTTTTACGATAAATTAAAAACACTCACCCGCGGATATGCAAGTTTTGATTATGAACCAATTGGATACAAAGAAGGCGATTTGGTTAAAATGGATATAAGGGTTGCTGGGGAAATTGTGGATGCCCTTAGTATTATTGTTCCAAAAGAAAAGGCTGAAAGAAAAGGAAGGGAACTTATCAAGGTAATGAAAGAGCTTATTCCAAGACAGCTTTTTGAAGTGGCTATTCAGGCAAGTGTGGGAAATAAAATAATTGCCCGTGAAACTGTAAAAGCATTAAGAAAAGACGTTACCGCCAAATGTTACGGAGGGGATATAAGCAGAAAAAGAAAGTTGCTTGAAAAACAAAAAGAGGGTAAAAAAAGAATGAAATCAATCGGAAAGGTTAATATTCCGCAGGAGGCGTTTTTAAGTATTTTGAAAATTGATTAA